The genomic region AGACCATAGTTGCCTTGCTGACAATGAAATACCAAGAGTCGGGATGTGGTTTGAGCATTTGAAGTTGGCCCAAGATTTTTATGCGACCTATGCAAAAAAAGTTGGTTTCACAAGTAAGATAAGGGCCATAAATTTTGACAGGATGACAAAGCAACCGATCAACCAATCTATCCATTGTAATCGGGAGGGTTTCCGGGCGTCTCGTGTGAAGGCACCCATACGGAAGAACACAATGGCAGGTGTGGGATGCAGAGCAAGAATATATGCAAAGTTCGATAGGGAAAAGCATGATTGGGTCTTGTTGAAGGTTGAACTAAATCACTCGCACCCGTGTTCAACTAGGAAGGCGGTGCACTACCATGAAAACAGGGAGTTAACAATGCATGCGAAGTGTATCATTGAGGTTAATGATGAGGCGGGCATTCGACCCAACAAGACCTTTCCAGCATTAGCCAATGAAGTTGGTGGGCCTTCGAACTTGGGCTTCTCAGAGAAGGACGTCAGGAATTACATTTCATCAAGACTCCGATCCACAAATGTCAATGCAGATGTCAAGGAGATGCTGAACTACTTCATGCGAATGAAGGAGTTGAATCCGAACTACTTTTACGCAGTGAATATAAATGAGGATAACAAGTTTACGAGTGCAGTTTGGGTGGATGCAAGGTGTTGGGCATCTTATGAATACTATGGAGAGGTGGTCTCATTTGATACCACATACAGCACGAACCggtaaaatatatttaaattctcattgtttaattattttattattttttattagtttcatGTTTCTAAATATAGTTGTTCGTCCTTTAGGCATGGATTGCCGTTCGCTGCTTTCATTGGTGTGAACCACCATGGTAAGTCTACTTTGCTAGGCTGCGCTCTGCTAGGCAGTGAGGAGATCCCGAGTTTTGAGTGGGTGTTCACACAATGGCTGGAGTGCATGGGAACGGCACCGAAGGGCATCATCACAGACCAATGCAAGTCTATGTTTGGTGCAATTAAGAAGGTCCTACCCAGTACACGACACCGGTGGTGCATATGGCATATAACACAAAAGATACACAACAAGCTTGGAGGTTATTCTAGGTTCAAAGAGTTGAATGCTGAGTTGAAACACATTATATGGAACTCTAAGTTGGTTGAGGATTTCGAGGATCATTGGGCTGAGTTCATTGATGAGTTCAACTTACATCACAACAGATGGCTATCAAGTTTGTGTCTTTTTGGGAAAATCATGTGCCGGAAGTGCTTAGATGTtgttgtgttcttgtattctgttctGGAAAAACGTTCTTATGCATGGTTTTATTTTTTGGTGGGTTTGTTTCTTTTTTAGATCTGTTTGAGGACCGACACATGTGGGTGCCTATCTTTTTCAAGGGTCAATTCTGGGCTTCCATGAGGAGTACGCAGAGGAGTGGGTATGCATTCATTCTTTGGTGGATACTTAAATTGTAAGACTAGTTTGGTCCAGTTCGTCCATGAGTTTGACAATGTCCTAGGAACAAAAGAGCAGAAGGAACTGGAGAACGATGCTGCAGACTCGAGAGGTCTAATCCCATGTTCAACTAGATCAGCCATCGAGAGACGATTTCAAAAAGAGTATACCAACAAGATGTTTAGGGATGTCCAAACCGAGTTTGGTAAGAAGGCTGATTGCACTATTTGTGCCGTGGATGAACATGGCAACTCCGCTAGGGTAAAAGTGGAAGAGAAAATACTAGTCTATGAGACGACTCGATATGTTACGTTTGACGTCCATTTTGGTCATTCGACACACGAGGTTCGATGTGATTGCAACTTGTTCGAGAGTGCAGGTATATTATGTTGCCACTGTCTTGTAGTACTTTCATCTTACAAAGTTAATGAGGTGCCTTCCTGCTATGTTTTACCTCGttggagcaagaacataaagCGCAAGCACACCTACATTAAGAGTAGCCATGACGTTAGACGTTCAAATGAAAGCCATAACATATTCAGAGAGTTGTGTGCACATTTCTATAATGTTGCACAGGAATTCACGGACTGTGATGATGAGGCAGACATGCTGCATAATGTTCTGGAGGATGCAAGGGCCAAGCTAGTAGATTACCGTGGCAAGATGCGAATAACACTGTCGCTACTGCACACAATAGCATCATCACAGGCCCTTCAACCGTTTTCGGCACAGAGGACATTCAGGCCCCATCAAAGGTAACCACTAAGGGTCGTCTAAAAGGCAAAATGCTAGGATATGAGTTGGATAAATCAATCAGAAAATCTATGCAGAGAAAGCGGAAGAGTGTACGCAAGGTATGTATAGGAATTAAAGTTAATCTTCACTTTTACAACGGTTTTTATTACGTCGATAGTGGGTTGGTTTTGATTGAGCTTGTTTGTTTCAGGATAATCGTGTAGAATCTGTTGCAAATCAAGCTTCGGAGGCTTCTGCTCAGCAAATTGCTAAGCAAGGACTTGGTGGATTCATGTCACTGTTAAACTTCTTTGACAATACCTAGATTGTTTATGATACTGCATCCATTATGTTATATTAGAGGTCCCTTTTGTTAGTTCATACAACTCAATATGTATGTTTCATGGTCATTTTCTTTGTTTAGGTTTTCTATGATAAGAAAATTATGAAATTGGTATTACCATGGCATTATCTTGCTGTTACTAACGTATCTGGCCTGTTTATATTTTTCTGGATGTCGTTTGACTGGTTGTAGAATACTGTCTGCATAAATACATGTCGTATAATCTGTATTTTAACCATTTAATAAATTTGGGATGTTGTGTGCTTTTAACTTCGAGTGGCATGTCTAGGATGTTCGCTTTACTACGCTTATTGATTGTTATTTTTCTGGTGTTTGGATGGTTAATTCTTATCGGATTAGCTATTTGTTTTTGATTATTTAAATGTCATATAGTATGGATGTTCGATTCCTTAGGCTTGTGCAtggttatttttttatatacGAGTGTCTTAGTAACTAAGATAAATAAAGCGGATGTTCGGTTTAGTAGGTTTGCAGATGGTTATTTCTATTTGTTTCTGGATGGTTATTTAGTGTGTATGACGAATGGCATGTTATTAGTCACGAGTTATAATGTGGATGTTCACCTCAATATATTACTGGATGGTTACTTTTAATGTGGATTGCGAATGGCAAGTGATTAGTTACAGGATTTATAATGTGGATATTCGCGTCATTAGGTGAGTGGATGGTTACTTTAGTGTGGATTCAAATTGCATGTTATTACTTACAATAGTTATAATATAGATGTTCACTGGCTCAGGTTCATGGATGGTTGTTTCTATTTGTGCCAGTATGATTTTTTCAGTGTGGATTGCGCATtgtttttttttgtgtgtatTACGAATGGTGTGTTATTAGTATATCGCAGATGGTCGGCTTAGTAGGATAGAGGATGGTTATTTCTATAGGTTTCGGGTGTTTATTTATAAAACTTAAGAGTTGTCTGTTATTAGGTACAACTAGTACAAGGCAGATGTTTGATTTATAAGTTGGGTGGATGGTTATTTTAGTTTTAAGTTGTGATTCACCTTGTGTGTGGATGGATCCGCTTAATACCTTTGTTGTTCCTTACTCTTAGCTTTTAGGAATCGTTAACTACATGCAACAAAACCAAATGTATTGCAATAGAAATAAACTATATAAATGGATTTTGCCATGATAATATAGCAACTCTGTTGTAATAAAAATCCAACCCATGGACACAAAAAGAAGCTAAAAAGATTTGAGAGTATTGTTTGAAAACTAAGTACAACTATCGCATTCTCTTTTTCCGGGTCTTCCTCACAGGTAATTCTCCCACTCTTTCCATCAATGACCTTGTGCTTGGTGCTGTGAAGGgtgattttaccacctttttcttgtttctttgaCGGTTGCGGCGAACACGTCCGTCTTTCTGCTCCAACAAAGATCGCACCAGCTGGATTGATTCATTATGGGCTCCCATGACAAAGAATCTGGAATCCTCTCCAAAGTTTGGACCCAAGCCCTTATACACCACAACCGGCCCGTTATGGAATGATTTGAGGTTGTGCGGTTGCATGACTCTTTC from Arachis ipaensis cultivar K30076 chromosome B02, Araip1.1, whole genome shotgun sequence harbors:
- the LOC107627581 gene encoding protein FAR1-RELATED SEQUENCE 5-like; this translates as MEHNSVEPSYLVPVSFTGDSFDGESEQLDKAIECTKITELECHDTELVDELPDHSCLADNEIPRVGMWFEHLKLAQDFYATYAKKVGFTSKIRAINFDRMTKQPINQSIHCNREGFRASRVKAPIRKNTMAGVGCRARIYAKFDREKHDWVLLKVELNHSHPCSTRKAVHYHENRELTMHAKCIIEVNDEAGIRPNKTFPALANEVGGPSNLGFSEKDVRNYISSRLRSTNVNADVKEMLNYFMRMKELNPNYFYAVNINEDNKFTSAVWVDARCWASYEYYGEVVSFDTTYSTNRHGLPFAAFIGVNHHGKSTLLGCALLGSEEIPSFEWVFTQWLECMGTAPKGIITDQCKSMFGAIKKVLPSTRHRWCIWHITQKIHNKLGGYSRFKELNAELKHIIWNSKLVEDFEDHWAEFIDEFNLHHNRWLSSLCLFGKIMCRKCLDVVVFLYSVLEKRSYAWFYFLFVHEFDNVLGTKEQKELENDAADSRGLIPCSTRSAIERRFQKEYTNKMFRDVQTEFGKKADCTICAVDEHGNSARVKVEEKILVYETTRYVTFDVHFGHSTHEVRCDCNLFESAGILCCHCLVVLSSYKVNEVPSCYVLPRWSKNIKRKHTYIKSSHDVRRSNESHNIFRELCAHFYNVAQEFTDCDDEADMLHNVLEDARAKLVDYRGKMRITLSLLHTIASSQALQPFSAQRTFRPHQR